Proteins from a single region of Apium graveolens cultivar Ventura chromosome 7, ASM990537v1, whole genome shotgun sequence:
- the LOC141671417 gene encoding aquaporin PIP1-3, whose amino-acid sequence MEGKEEDVKVGANKYSERQPLGTSAQTDKDYKEAPPAPLFEPGELTSWSFYRAGIAEFIATFLFLYVTVLTVMGVSRAPNKCASVGIQGIAWAFGGMIFALVYCTAGISGGHINPAVTFGLFLARKLSLTRAVFYMVMQCLGAICGAGVIKGFEGSSRFELSGGGANAVNHGYTKGSGLGAEIIGTFVLVYTVFSATDAKRSARDSHVPILAPLPIGFAVFLVHLATIPITGTGINPARSLGAAIIYNKDHAWDDHWVFWVGPFIGAALAAMYHQIVIRAIPFKSRS is encoded by the exons ATGGAGGGTAAAGAAGAAGATGTGAAAGTAGGAGCAAACAAGTACTCAGAAAGACAGCCATTAGGCACATCTGCACAGACTGATAAGGACTATAAGGAGGCACCACCAGCACCTTTGTTTGAGCCTGGTGAACTCACTTCATGGTCTTTTTATAGAGCTGGCATTGCTGAGTTTATTGCCACTTTCTTGTTCTTGTATGTCACTGTTTTGACTGTTATGGGTGTTTCTAGAGCACCTAATAAGTGTGCTTCTGTGGGTATTCAAGGGATTGCTTGGGCTTTTGGTGGTATGATCTTTGCTCTTGTTTACTGCACTGCTGGTATTTCAG GAGGACATATCAACCCAGCTGTAACCTTTGGTTTGTTTCTGGCAAGGAAGCTTTCCTTAACAAGGGCTGTGTTCTACATGGTGATGCAGTGTCTTGGTGCTATCTGCGGTGCTGGTGTTATCAAGGGGTTTGAAGGATCCTCGAGGTTTGAGCTCAGTGGCGGTGGTGCTAATGCTGTGAACCATGGCTACACTAAGGGTTCAGGCCTTGGTGCTGAGATTATTGGCACCTTTGTTCTTGTCTACACCGTGTTCTCTGCCACTGATGCCAAGAGAAGTGCCCGGGACTCTCATGTTCCT ATTTTGGCCCCTCTTCCTATTGGATTCGCCGTGTTCTTGGTTCACTTGGCCACCATCCCCATCACAGGGACTGGCATCAACCCAGCTAGAAGTCTCGGAGCTGCCATCATTTACAACAAAGACCATGCTTGGGATGATCAC TGGGTATTCTGGGTTGGTCCATTCATTGGCGCCGCTCTTGCTGCAATGTACCACCAGATCGTCATCAGAGCCATTCCCTTCAAGAGCAGATCTTAA
- the LOC141671415 gene encoding short-chain dehydrogenase TIC 32, chloroplastic-like has translation MWIFGIKGESGFSARSTAEQVTLGLDGTGLTAIVTGASSGIGIETARVLALRGVHVVMAVRNTNTGKKVKDEILKEIPNAKIDVMELDLSSLESVKKFASDYTSSALPLNLLINNAGVMATPFLLSKDQIELQFATNHLGHFLLTNILLDTMKRTARESHKEGRIVNVSSEAHRFAYSEGIRFDKINDESSYGQLSAYGQSKLSNILHANELATRLKEEGVEITANSLHPGSIATNLTRYHGFIDGLVSWVGKYVLKTIPQGAATTCYVALHPQVKGVSGEYFCDSNIGSRSTLATDAGLAKKLWDFSLELTESK, from the exons ATGTGGATATTTGGAATAAAAGGTGAATCTGGATTCTCAGCTCGATCCACAGCTGAACAAGTCACTCTTGGACTTGATGGAACTGGCCTTACTGCCATTGTTACTG GAGCGtcaagtggaattggaatagaGACTGCACGAGTCCTTGCTTTGCGTGGTGTACATGTAGTTATGGCAGTGAGAAATACAAATACTGGTAAAAAAGTTAAGGATGAAATACTCAAGGAAATCCCCAATGCTAAAATTGATGTCATGGAGTTAGATCTCAGTTCACTGGAATCTGTAAAAAAATTTGCCTCAGACTATACTTCATCAGCTCTTCCCCTCAACCTCCTAAT TAACAATGCAGGGGTTATGGCTACTCCATTCTTGCTTTCCAAAGACCAAATAGAGCTACAATTTGCAACTAACCATTTAG GCCATTTTTTGTTAACAAATATTCTGTTGGATACTATGAAAAGAACTGCACGTGAAAGTCATAAAGAAGGGAGAATTGTTAATGTATCATCAGAGGCCCACCGGTTTGCTTACAGTGAAGGAATCCGCTTTGATAAAATTAATGATGAATCAAG TTATGGACAGCTTTCTGCTTATGGACAGTCAAAGCTTTCTAACATCTTGCATGCTAACGAGCTTGCAACGCGGTTGAAG GAGGAAGGAGTAGAGATAACTGCAAATTCACTTCATCCTGGGTCCATTGCTACCAACCTTACACGTTATCACGGATTTATAGATG GCTTGGTCAGTTGGGTTGGTAAATATGTTCTTAAAACCATTCCGCAG GGAGCAGCTACAACGTGTTATGTTGCACTACATCCACAGGTTAAAGGAGTCAGCGGTGAATATTTTTGCGACAGCAATATTGGAAGCCGAAGCACACTGGCTACTGATGCCGGATTGGCCAAGAAACTGTGGGACTTCAGTTTGGAGTTGACAGAATCCAAGTAA